In one Henriciella litoralis genomic region, the following are encoded:
- the miaA gene encoding tRNA (adenosine(37)-N6)-dimethylallyltransferase MiaA, producing MKPAILIHGPTASGKTALSIEVARKYNGEIVNADSMQVYSELKVISARPDAEEMEGIPHHLFGHMPAGERYSTGIWLEQARAVIEDIQKREKTAVVVGGTGLYLLALVDGLSDIPPVPEDVRHEVLEISKKDGLRGLKIRLQAVDPEAAERINDNDRQRLMRAYEVWLATGRALTSFQQQRTKGVLNPDEWLGVALTPPRSKLYARIDKRFEGMLMEGAMEEARKLVDLGIDPELPAMKAHGMPWLSAFIRGEIDSETAAENAKRDTRRYAKRQFTWIGRQFPFWPRIPGTELSTRMRVISALYKEVDR from the coding sequence ATGAAACCTGCAATCCTGATCCACGGACCAACTGCCAGCGGAAAAACAGCCCTCTCAATTGAGGTTGCACGTAAATACAATGGCGAGATCGTCAACGCCGATTCCATGCAGGTCTACAGCGAGCTGAAAGTTATTTCCGCGCGCCCCGACGCAGAAGAGATGGAGGGGATCCCGCATCATCTGTTTGGGCACATGCCTGCAGGTGAGCGCTATTCGACCGGCATCTGGCTGGAGCAGGCGCGCGCCGTCATCGAAGACATTCAGAAGCGCGAGAAGACGGCTGTCGTGGTCGGCGGAACGGGGCTTTATCTTTTGGCGCTGGTGGACGGCCTCTCCGATATCCCGCCCGTGCCAGAGGATGTCCGCCACGAAGTTCTGGAAATTTCCAAGAAGGACGGTCTGCGCGGTCTCAAGATCCGCCTCCAAGCTGTCGACCCGGAAGCGGCCGAGCGGATAAATGATAATGATCGCCAGCGCCTGATGCGCGCCTATGAGGTGTGGCTGGCCACTGGGCGCGCGCTGACCAGCTTTCAGCAGCAGCGCACAAAGGGTGTTCTCAACCCCGATGAATGGCTGGGCGTGGCGCTAACCCCGCCCCGGTCAAAGCTTTATGCGCGGATCGACAAACGGTTCGAAGGCATGCTGATGGAAGGCGCGATGGAAGAGGCGCGTAAGCTGGTAGACCTCGGCATCGACCCTGAGCTGCCAGCCATGAAAGCGCATGGCATGCCCTGGCTCTCTGCCTTTATTCGCGGTGAGATCGATTCTGAAACCGCTGCGGAGAATGCCAAGCGTGATACGCGCCGCTATGCAAAACGTCAGTTTACCTGGATCGGA
- the serB gene encoding phosphoserine phosphatase SerB: protein MDKKTSDFSHVATVVAKSSHSLQHLGDTLGTALASCNISNVGPVRLLSGDGHFTAIEQAADVADTAALRDSLEKVFKDKADICISPTANRRKKLLICDMDSTIIEQECLDELADFAGLKAEISAITERAMRGELQFEDALRERVGKLKGLDLSALERCYKERITLMPGAETLVASMKAEGARCILVSGGFTYFTSRIANAAGFDSHRGNTLIDDGVQLTGEVGTPILGREAKLDALKSEAAEMDVTVSDALAMGDGANDLAMIEAAGLGVAYRAKPVTAAASDCAISVTDLTAALYFQGYSDSEIVWKH from the coding sequence ATGGATAAAAAAACGTCAGATTTCAGCCACGTTGCCACGGTGGTCGCGAAGTCTTCGCACAGCCTCCAACATCTCGGTGATACGCTGGGGACGGCGCTGGCGAGCTGCAATATCAGCAATGTCGGCCCTGTCCGCCTGCTGAGCGGCGACGGTCACTTCACTGCGATCGAGCAGGCCGCAGACGTTGCAGACACAGCAGCTCTGCGCGACTCCCTTGAGAAAGTTTTCAAGGACAAGGCCGACATCTGCATCTCGCCGACCGCAAATCGGCGCAAGAAACTGCTCATCTGCGATATGGACTCCACCATCATCGAACAGGAATGCCTCGATGAGTTGGCAGACTTCGCCGGACTGAAAGCCGAGATCTCGGCAATCACCGAACGCGCCATGCGCGGCGAGCTGCAATTTGAGGACGCCCTAAGAGAACGTGTCGGCAAGCTGAAAGGCCTCGACCTCTCAGCGCTGGAGCGCTGCTACAAGGAACGCATCACACTGATGCCGGGCGCAGAAACGCTGGTCGCCTCGATGAAGGCGGAGGGCGCGCGCTGCATTCTGGTCTCCGGCGGGTTCACCTATTTCACGTCGCGAATCGCCAACGCGGCCGGTTTCGACAGCCATCGCGGCAATACGCTGATCGATGATGGCGTGCAGCTTACGGGCGAGGTCGGCACACCGATTCTCGGCCGCGAGGCCAAATTGGACGCCCTGAAATCAGAAGCGGCAGAGATGGATGTCACCGTCAGCGATGCTCTGGCGATGGGCGACGGCGCCAATGATCTGGCCATGATCGAAGCAGCCGGCCTCGGCGTCGCCTACCGCGCCAAGCCCGTGACGGCAGCCGCCTCAGACTGTGCGATCTCGGTCACTGACCTCACTGCTGCGCTTTATTTCCAAGGATATTCCGACAGCGAGATCGTCTGGAAGCATTAA
- a CDS encoding prephenate dehydratase, translating into MSETRTGRIAYQGEPGANSHIACNDTYPGMEPVACKTFEDVITMVERGDADLAMIPVENTIAGRVGDIHHLLPGTSLHMIAEHFMPIRFQLMALPGVTIDEIETAHSHIMALGQCRRYLRDRSISAVIAADTAGAARIVRDLGDRTVAAIAPELAAEVYGLDILARNIEDAEHNTTRFVIMAPQPVEHDRTDGPTVTAFLFQVRNIPAALYKAMGGFATNGVNMTKLESYQVDGSFTATQFYAEIEGHPDERNVQLALEELGFFSTSLKIIGVFPAHPERFRFAR; encoded by the coding sequence ATGAGCGAAACACGAACAGGCCGGATCGCCTATCAGGGTGAACCCGGCGCAAATTCGCACATTGCCTGCAATGATACCTATCCAGGCATGGAGCCGGTGGCCTGCAAGACATTTGAGGATGTCATCACCATGGTCGAGCGCGGCGATGCCGATCTCGCCATGATCCCCGTCGAAAACACGATTGCGGGCCGCGTGGGCGACATCCACCATCTATTGCCCGGCACCAGCCTGCATATGATTGCCGAGCACTTCATGCCGATCCGCTTTCAGCTGATGGCGCTTCCGGGCGTGACCATCGACGAGATTGAAACGGCGCATTCGCATATCATGGCGCTCGGCCAGTGCCGTCGTTATCTGCGCGACCGGAGCATCAGTGCGGTGATTGCTGCCGATACCGCAGGGGCCGCGCGCATTGTGCGCGATCTCGGCGATCGTACAGTTGCAGCCATTGCGCCTGAGCTTGCGGCAGAAGTCTATGGGCTGGATATCCTCGCTCGCAACATTGAGGATGCCGAGCACAACACGACGCGCTTTGTGATTATGGCCCCGCAGCCGGTTGAGCATGATCGCACCGACGGGCCGACTGTCACTGCGTTTCTTTTTCAGGTCCGCAACATTCCTGCCGCGCTTTACAAGGCGATGGGTGGGTTCGCGACGAATGGCGTCAACATGACCAAGCTGGAAAGCTATCAGGTCGACGGCTCATTCACGGCAACGCAATTCTATGCCGAGATCGAAGGCCATCCCGATGAGCGCAATGTGCAGCTCGCGCTTGAAGAGCTGGGCTTCTTCTCGACCTCGCTGAAAATTATCGGCGTGTTCCCCGCCCATCCAGAGCGGTTTCGCTTTGCGCGTTGA
- a CDS encoding c-type cytochrome — translation MGDLFWNKVFGAILAVVLGVMGLQLLSESVFASEGEGGHHTEEEGGTLNDWAHTRFAYYTDIAESSAGGVEVEEVYDLGALLASADAGNGERTFKAKCSTCHTITEGGSNGTGPNLHGILAEAHAHRADFGYSSAMQATAGTQWTYSSIDSWLENPSSYIRGTTMAFAGLRRDDERADVIAYLASNTPNAPDFPEPLPEDNGADGEAVEGQDASAEGDASEGDAVEATLGAETVEDAPAQATGEIETVDSVDDTNQANGNEGEVELAPAATTPDTDAAAPAETDETEE, via the coding sequence ATGGGCGATCTCTTCTGGAACAAGGTATTTGGCGCAATCCTGGCCGTCGTACTCGGCGTCATGGGCTTGCAGCTACTTTCCGAAAGCGTTTTTGCTTCCGAAGGTGAAGGCGGTCATCACACCGAAGAGGAGGGCGGCACTCTTAACGATTGGGCCCACACCCGCTTCGCCTATTACACCGACATCGCCGAATCTTCGGCTGGCGGCGTAGAAGTCGAAGAGGTCTACGACCTCGGCGCCCTGCTGGCCTCCGCAGATGCTGGCAATGGCGAGCGGACCTTCAAGGCAAAGTGCTCGACCTGCCACACCATCACGGAGGGCGGCTCTAACGGCACAGGCCCTAATCTGCACGGCATTCTGGCAGAGGCCCACGCTCACCGCGCTGACTTTGGCTACTCCTCAGCCATGCAAGCCACCGCCGGAACGCAGTGGACCTATTCCAGCATCGATTCGTGGCTGGAAAATCCATCCTCCTACATCCGCGGCACCACGATGGCCTTCGCTGGTCTTCGCCGCGACGATGAGCGCGCAGACGTGATTGCCTACCTCGCATCCAATACGCCAAACGCACCGGACTTCCCTGAGCCTCTGCCTGAAGATAACGGCGCGGACGGCGAAGCTGTCGAAGGCCAGGACGCGTCAGCTGAAGGCGACGCGAGCGAAGGTGACGCCGTTGAAGCGACACTGGGTGCTGAGACCGTCGAAGACGCGCCTGCTCAGGCAACTGGCGAGATTGAAACCGTTGATTCCGTCGACGACACCAATCAGGCCAATGGCAATGAGGGCGAAGTCGAGCTTGCCCCTGCAGCGACAACACCGGACACGGACGCTGCAGCGCCAGCCGAGACCGACGAAACCGAAGAGTAA
- a CDS encoding C40 family peptidase has protein sequence MPSFDDRRLSIPDANPIGQFQVSAAVVPMRDAPRADAQQVTQALHGETVTLLREEGEFGLIQMHRDRYVGWAPLEGLSAPIIKPTHKVSALRTYAFSAADLKSVPNMLISLGARIHITAEAGEFLKAERAGWLPKQHVAPINDFEDDPAGVALRYLGAPYFWGGCESLGLDCTGLTRAAYDACGVSLPRDSDMQFAWSGKSVDNWREAGTLQRNDLVFWKGHVSIMLDAERMLHANGYHMAVAEEPLSEAIERIAKTNGEPVGVRRIDLVEERHRKPDWLTA, from the coding sequence ATGCCGTCATTTGACGACCGCCGCCTCAGCATTCCCGACGCAAACCCTATAGGGCAGTTCCAGGTGAGCGCCGCTGTCGTGCCGATGCGTGATGCGCCGCGCGCCGATGCACAACAGGTGACACAAGCCCTGCACGGCGAAACCGTAACGCTGCTGAGGGAAGAGGGCGAATTTGGACTGATCCAGATGCACCGCGACCGATATGTCGGCTGGGCGCCTCTGGAAGGCCTGTCCGCGCCCATCATAAAGCCCACCCACAAAGTCAGTGCCCTACGGACCTATGCCTTTTCGGCGGCGGATCTGAAGTCAGTGCCGAACATGCTGATCTCGCTGGGAGCCCGGATCCATATCACGGCTGAGGCGGGCGAGTTTCTCAAGGCAGAACGGGCTGGATGGCTGCCAAAGCAGCACGTGGCGCCCATCAATGATTTCGAAGATGACCCTGCGGGCGTGGCCCTCCGCTATCTCGGCGCACCTTATTTCTGGGGCGGTTGCGAAAGCCTTGGCCTTGATTGTACCGGGCTCACGCGCGCGGCTTACGATGCCTGCGGCGTGAGCCTGCCGCGCGACAGCGACATGCAGTTTGCCTGGTCCGGGAAGTCGGTCGACAATTGGAGAGAGGCGGGCACCCTTCAGCGCAATGACCTGGTCTTCTGGAAAGGCCACGTGTCCATCATGCTCGACGCTGAGCGGATGCTGCATGCGAACGGCTATCATATGGCGGTGGCTGAAGAGCCTCTGTCAGAAGCGATCGAGCGGATCGCAAAAACAAACGGCGAACCCGTTGGGGTCCGCCGTATTGATCTTGTTGAAGAGAGACACCGTAAGCCGGACTGGCTAACGGCCTGA
- a CDS encoding MarR family transcriptional regulator, with protein MALSERQSLELWRRTMTAYVRSSESDLSARQQAIFMTVALSAGPHTVRGLSADLNLAKPAVTRALDALEKAGFVRRRRDENDLRSVFIERTVEGMNWLRGFAGLIMAAEAGEEPAPLVASKSAEAAA; from the coding sequence ATGGCACTGAGTGAGCGACAGTCTCTCGAGCTTTGGCGCCGGACAATGACGGCCTATGTGCGCTCCTCCGAGAGCGATCTCTCGGCGCGCCAACAAGCCATCTTCATGACTGTTGCTCTCTCTGCGGGCCCGCATACCGTTCGCGGCCTCTCTGCAGATTTGAACCTCGCAAAACCCGCTGTCACCCGCGCCCTCGATGCGCTTGAGAAAGCGGGCTTCGTGCGCCGGCGCCGTGACGAAAACGATCTTCGCAGTGTGTTTATTGAGCGGACGGTCGAAGGCATGAACTGGCTGCGCGGGTTCGCCGGCCTGATCATGGCAGCCGAAGCCGGTGAAGAGCCAGCGCCCCTGGTCGCCAGCAAGTCGGCTGAAGCGGCCGCCTGA
- a CDS encoding Do family serine endopeptidase: MKRLATPLMGMMASALILAAPAVAQRASGADSSLSDKVSQINQKQAPDSFSGLAKRLMPSVVNITTSQTVAPEGLPEFPDGSPLERFNEFFGRDPEGFRREGSLGSGFVISADGIVVTNNHVIEGADEINVVFNSGRTLQAQLVGTDPETDVAVLKVESDTDLPFVEFADSDNAEVGDWVMAIGNPFGFGGSVSAGIISARNRDIQSGRYDDFIQTDAAINRGNSGGPLFNLNGEVVGVNTAIISPTGGSVGLGFSIPSNLVEQISGQLIEYGKPRRGWFGVNVQGIDDDLAGAYGLNKASGVIITSIDSEGPAASADFEVGDLVLRFDGKTVENVRGLTRVVADTEIGKTVSVDIIRDRKRKTVSFKIGELTSDDEVEAREPLPENALAQNPLGAELKTIDDDARRRYGIARDVDGVLVNSVAASGPSFGKLRKGDVITEMGFEKIANLDDAYTALEPGKAPPGKPLLVRINRTGQTMFFTIKTER, encoded by the coding sequence ATGAAACGACTTGCGACACCCTTGATGGGCATGATGGCCAGCGCGCTCATTCTAGCTGCGCCCGCCGTCGCCCAACGAGCCAGTGGCGCGGACAGCTCGCTTTCCGATAAGGTATCGCAGATCAATCAGAAGCAGGCGCCGGATTCCTTTTCCGGCCTGGCGAAACGCCTGATGCCATCTGTCGTCAACATCACCACCAGCCAGACCGTTGCCCCCGAAGGCCTGCCAGAATTTCCGGACGGCTCGCCGCTGGAGCGGTTCAATGAATTTTTTGGCCGAGACCCTGAAGGCTTTCGCCGCGAGGGCTCGCTCGGCTCCGGTTTTGTGATTTCTGCTGATGGCATCGTCGTGACGAATAATCACGTCATCGAGGGCGCCGATGAAATCAATGTGGTCTTCAACTCCGGCCGCACCCTTCAGGCACAGCTGGTTGGCACCGATCCGGAAACCGACGTCGCCGTCCTGAAAGTCGAGAGCGATACTGATCTGCCTTTTGTCGAGTTTGCTGACAGCGACAATGCTGAAGTTGGCGACTGGGTGATGGCGATTGGCAACCCGTTCGGGTTCGGCGGCTCTGTTTCAGCCGGCATTATTTCCGCGCGTAACCGCGACATCCAGTCCGGCCGCTATGACGACTTCATCCAGACCGATGCCGCCATTAACCGCGGTAACTCCGGCGGACCGCTGTTCAATCTCAACGGTGAAGTTGTGGGCGTGAACACGGCGATCATTTCGCCAACCGGCGGCTCAGTCGGCCTTGGCTTTTCGATCCCGTCCAATCTGGTTGAGCAAATTTCCGGGCAGCTGATCGAGTATGGCAAGCCGCGCCGCGGCTGGTTTGGCGTCAACGTCCAGGGCATCGATGATGATCTGGCCGGCGCCTACGGCCTGAACAAGGCCAGCGGTGTGATCATTACATCGATCGACAGCGAAGGCCCTGCGGCCAGCGCCGATTTCGAGGTTGGCGACCTTGTGCTTCGGTTTGATGGCAAGACGGTCGAGAATGTACGCGGCCTGACGCGCGTCGTCGCAGATACCGAAATCGGCAAGACGGTCAGCGTCGACATTATCCGCGACCGCAAGCGCAAGACGGTGTCTTTCAAGATTGGCGAGCTGACCTCTGATGACGAGGTAGAGGCCCGTGAACCGCTGCCGGAAAATGCGCTCGCGCAGAACCCGCTCGGCGCCGAATTGAAAACAATCGATGATGATGCGCGTCGTCGCTACGGGATTGCGCGCGATGTCGATGGCGTTCTTGTCAACTCCGTCGCGGCGAGCGGGCCGAGCTTTGGCAAGCTGCGCAAGGGCGATGTGATCACCGAGATGGGCTTTGAGAAAATTGCCAATCTGGACGATGCCTATACCGCACTTGAGCCAGGCAAGGCACCTCCAGGAAAGCCGCTACTGGTGCGGATCAACCGCACAGGGCAGACAATGTTTTTCACAATCAAGACAGAGCGTTAG
- a CDS encoding DUF2065 domain-containing protein, with product MSWQILLAAFGLWFAIEGILYAAAPDTMKRMAEFLARLPVESIRSGGMWSALLGLVLFYVAVRFC from the coding sequence ATGAGCTGGCAAATCCTGCTCGCCGCTTTCGGTTTATGGTTCGCGATAGAGGGCATCCTCTATGCTGCTGCGCCAGACACGATGAAGCGCATGGCCGAATTTCTGGCGCGATTGCCGGTCGAGAGTATTCGTAGCGGCGGTATGTGGTCGGCCCTGCTCGGGCTGGTTCTATTTTATGTCGCCGTGCGGTTTTGCTGA
- the hflC gene encoding protease modulator HflC translates to MRPFGILGVVAIVLVLIVLFNSFFIVDQRKQALLLQVGRAVQAYNEPGTDEAGLKLKIPLVQNVVMYDRRNLGLNVPGIEAYASNQEQLIVDAFVRWQISDPLAFYQRLNTEREAREQLTNFTDAAIRNALASRLPEEIISGQRSELMDQIRDNLAGNIAGRGIEIIDVRIRRADLPDDVSDRVFQRMEATREQEAEEIRAKGDERAQLVRATAERERTVLLAEARQQSEEIRGEGDAKRNEIYAEAYERDAEFFRFQRALIACEEAFTEGTRVVVAPDQLGLCNDFIEQARRNGSRR, encoded by the coding sequence ATGAGACCGTTTGGTATTCTTGGAGTTGTCGCGATCGTTCTCGTACTGATCGTGCTGTTCAATTCATTCTTCATTGTCGACCAGCGCAAGCAGGCCCTGCTTCTGCAGGTGGGTCGTGCTGTCCAGGCTTATAATGAGCCGGGCACAGATGAAGCTGGCCTCAAATTGAAAATTCCGCTCGTGCAGAATGTGGTGATGTATGACCGCCGCAATCTTGGTCTGAACGTTCCGGGCATTGAGGCCTATGCCTCGAACCAGGAGCAACTCATCGTCGACGCGTTTGTGCGCTGGCAGATTTCAGATCCACTTGCCTTCTATCAGCGCCTCAACACGGAGCGTGAAGCCCGTGAGCAGCTGACGAACTTTACCGATGCTGCGATCCGGAACGCGCTGGCTTCGCGCCTGCCGGAGGAGATTATCTCCGGTCAGCGCTCCGAGTTGATGGATCAAATCCGCGATAATCTGGCTGGCAATATCGCAGGCCGGGGTATTGAGATCATCGATGTGCGTATCCGCCGCGCAGACCTGCCGGACGATGTGTCCGACCGCGTTTTCCAACGTATGGAAGCCACACGTGAGCAGGAAGCTGAGGAAATTCGCGCCAAGGGCGACGAACGCGCCCAGCTGGTGCGCGCCACGGCCGAACGTGAACGTACAGTGCTGTTGGCTGAAGCGCGTCAGCAATCGGAAGAGATCCGTGGTGAAGGCGATGCGAAGCGGAACGAGATTTACGCAGAAGCGTATGAGCGTGATGCCGAGTTCTTCCGCTTTCAGCGCGCGCTGATTGCCTGTGAAGAGGCATTCACGGAAGGCACGCGTGTTGTTGTGGCCCCGGATCAGCTTGGACTTTGCAATGATTTCATTGAACAGGCCCGACGGAACGGTTCGCGCCGTTAA
- the hflK gene encoding FtsH protease activity modulator HflK, with protein MPWNDNKDGEGSSKGSGSPWGSGNKKPDSPWNRPGGSGGGNNGGGGGGDKNRPDLEEQMRRMQERFRRGRGNNGSGGGGGGRGGQNFGPFSFVVLGFVALLAWLFTGVVVVDEGETAAVFRFGKWEKNFGPGLHVHLPTPIEAHEIMPSQKQQVTQIGANEEERLMLTGDENIVDVQYRIFWYYDEEDPEDFILNVEDGEDLVKAAAESVMREVVGKSNLNDVITTGRNELQQQVREQLQALLNDYRAGVEILNVEIQEAQAPSEVRAAFIDVVNAGQDAERAVQVANRYANDIIPRARGEAQQILQNAEAYRDQVIADAAGQANRFKQILAEYQQAPQVTRERMYLETMERVLQRSDKLILDSESGAVPYLPLDSVNRRNQEN; from the coding sequence ATGCCCTGGAATGATAATAAGGACGGCGAAGGTTCGTCCAAAGGCAGTGGCAGCCCGTGGGGGTCTGGTAACAAAAAGCCTGATTCTCCCTGGAACCGCCCCGGCGGCTCCGGAGGCGGCAACAATGGCGGCGGCGGAGGCGGTGATAAGAATCGCCCGGATCTGGAAGAACAGATGCGCCGCATGCAGGAACGCTTTCGCCGTGGTCGCGGCAATAACGGCAGCGGCGGTGGTGGCGGCGGACGCGGCGGGCAGAATTTTGGCCCGTTCAGCTTCGTCGTTCTCGGCTTTGTTGCGCTGCTGGCGTGGCTTTTCACCGGTGTCGTTGTTGTAGACGAAGGTGAGACGGCTGCTGTTTTCCGGTTCGGCAAATGGGAAAAGAATTTCGGCCCAGGCCTTCACGTTCACCTGCCAACGCCGATCGAAGCGCATGAAATCATGCCTTCGCAGAAGCAACAGGTCACGCAGATCGGTGCCAATGAAGAAGAGCGTCTGATGCTGACGGGCGATGAGAATATCGTCGACGTCCAGTACCGCATCTTCTGGTATTACGACGAAGAAGACCCAGAGGACTTCATTCTCAACGTTGAAGACGGCGAAGACCTCGTCAAAGCCGCTGCGGAAAGCGTCATGCGCGAAGTGGTCGGCAAGTCGAACCTCAACGATGTCATCACAACCGGCCGTAACGAGCTGCAGCAGCAAGTGCGTGAGCAATTGCAGGCTCTGCTCAACGATTACCGCGCCGGTGTGGAAATCCTGAACGTTGAAATTCAGGAAGCCCAGGCGCCGTCTGAAGTGCGCGCAGCATTTATTGACGTGGTGAATGCCGGTCAGGACGCCGAACGTGCGGTCCAGGTTGCCAATCGCTATGCGAATGACATCATCCCGCGTGCGCGTGGTGAAGCCCAGCAAATCCTGCAAAACGCCGAAGCTTACCGCGATCAGGTGATTGCAGACGCTGCCGGTCAGGCCAACCGCTTCAAGCAAATCCTTGCTGAGTATCAGCAGGCCCCACAGGTGACACGCGAACGTATGTATCTCGAAACCATGGAGCGCGTCCTGCAACGCAGCGACAAGCTCATCCTCGACAGTGAATCCGGTGCAGTGCCTTATCTGCCGCTGGACAGCGTCAATCGCCGCAATCAGGAGAACTAG